A window of the Pseudomonas furukawaii genome harbors these coding sequences:
- a CDS encoding lysophospholipid acyltransferase family protein, which yields MTTVQAIRTFLFYLLLSLSAFIWGTLSLFFAPFMPFRARYNFVVRSWCRFAVWLTQAVVGVRYEVQGLENVPQQPCVILAKHQSTWETFYLSGAFEPLSQVVKRELLRVPFFGWAMALMKPIAIDRSNPKAALKQLAAQGDERLKQGAWVLIFPEGTRVPVGQMGKFSRGGAALAVNAGLPVLPVAHNAGHYWPKEGWAKHPGTIQVVFGPVMYAEGEGPRAIAELNDRAFAWVEATQLEIEGDRPGVSTEAVSHSVDKL from the coding sequence ATGACGACTGTGCAGGCCATCAGAACCTTCCTCTTCTACCTGCTGCTGTCGCTGAGCGCCTTTATCTGGGGCACGCTGAGCCTCTTTTTCGCGCCCTTCATGCCATTTCGAGCCCGTTACAACTTCGTGGTGCGCAGCTGGTGCCGATTCGCCGTCTGGTTGACCCAGGCGGTAGTGGGCGTCCGCTACGAAGTGCAGGGCCTGGAGAATGTGCCACAGCAACCCTGCGTGATCCTTGCCAAGCACCAAAGCACCTGGGAGACCTTCTACCTCTCGGGAGCCTTCGAGCCGCTGAGCCAGGTTGTGAAGCGCGAGCTGCTGCGGGTGCCGTTCTTCGGCTGGGCGATGGCCCTCATGAAGCCCATCGCCATCGATCGCAGCAACCCCAAGGCCGCACTCAAGCAACTGGCCGCACAAGGCGACGAACGCCTGAAGCAGGGCGCCTGGGTCTTGATATTCCCGGAAGGGACCCGCGTTCCCGTCGGCCAGATGGGCAAGTTCTCTCGTGGTGGCGCCGCCCTCGCGGTGAACGCCGGCCTTCCCGTGCTCCCGGTGGCCCACAACGCCGGACACTACTGGCCCAAGGAAGGCTGGGCGAAGCACCCGGGTACCATCCAGGTCGTCTTCGGTCCGGTGATGTACGCTGAAGGCGAGGGGCCCAGGGCCATCGCCGAGCTGAACGATCGCGCCTTCGCCTGGGTCGAGGCGACTCAGCTCGAGATCGAAGGTGACAGGCCGGGCGTGTCCACGGAAGCCGTCAGCCATTCTGTGGATAAGCTGTGA
- the gmhB gene encoding D-glycero-beta-D-manno-heptose 1,7-bisphosphate 7-phosphatase yields the protein MHARCLWLAAQDASMKLLILDRDGVINEDSDAYIKCLEEWIPIPGAIAAIARLSRAGWTVAVATNQSGIARGYYDLATLDAMHARLREMVEEQGGELGIIQYCPHGPDEGCDCRKPRPGMLRRIAEHYGVELAGVWFVGDSSGDLDAALAVDCQPVLVKTGKGERTLAKALPASTLVFDDLAAVAAHLLQ from the coding sequence ATGCACGCACGCTGCTTGTGGCTCGCCGCTCAGGACGCATCAATGAAACTACTGATTCTCGACCGTGACGGCGTCATCAACGAAGACTCCGACGCATACATCAAGTGCCTCGAGGAATGGATCCCCATTCCCGGCGCCATCGCTGCCATCGCACGCCTGAGCCGGGCGGGCTGGACAGTGGCCGTGGCCACCAACCAGTCCGGTATCGCTCGTGGTTACTACGACCTGGCGACCCTCGACGCCATGCACGCACGCCTGCGCGAAATGGTGGAGGAGCAGGGCGGTGAACTGGGCATCATCCAGTACTGCCCCCACGGGCCGGACGAGGGCTGCGATTGCCGCAAGCCACGCCCGGGCATGCTCAGGCGCATCGCCGAGCACTATGGCGTGGAGCTTGCTGGAGTCTGGTTCGTTGGCGACAGCAGTGGTGACCTGGACGCCGCACTCGCCGTCGATTGTCAGCCCGTGCTGGTAAAAACCGGCAAGGGCGAGCGGACGCTGGCCAAGGCATTGCCGGCAAGCACCCTGGTATTCGACGATCTAGCGGCAGTCGCCGCGCATCTCCTTCAGTAA
- the glyS gene encoding glycine--tRNA ligase subunit beta: MSAQDFLVELGTEELPPKALKSLGDAFLSGIEQGLKAAGLGYAKAQVFAAPRRLAVLVEQLATQQPDRTVNLDGPPVQAAFDAEGKPTQAALGFARKCGVDLELIDRSGPKLKFSQSIPGQPAAGLLPGIVETSLAALPIPKRMRWAARREEFVRPTQWLVMLFGEEVVDCEILTRKAGRESRGHRFHNPDNIRISKPSTYLEDLRSAHVLADFAERREIIAKRVAELAAEQKGTAVVPADLLDEVTALVEWPVPLVCAFEERFLEVPQEALIATMQDNQKYFCLLDANGKLLPRFITVANVESKDPAQIISGNEKVVRPRLTDAEFFFKQDKKQKLETFNERLKNVVFQAQLGTVYEKAERVSRLAGFVATQIGADAARAERAGILAKCDLATEMVGEFPEMQGIAGYYYAKNDGEADDVALALNEQYMPRGAGAELPQTLTGAALAIADKLDTLVGIFGIGMLPTGSKDPFALRRQALGVLRILIEKQLNLDLAAAVAFAVELFGAKVKADGLASQVLDFIFDRLRARYEDEGVDVAVYLAVRAVQPVSALDFDLRVQAVQAFRALAGAEALAAANKRVSNLLGKAEGQVPANVDGALLQEPAEQALARAVAAAETAVAAGGSYRETLERLAALREPVDAFFDSVLVNAEDAAVRGNRYALLAKLRGLFLGVADISALG; the protein is encoded by the coding sequence ATGAGTGCACAAGATTTCCTGGTAGAACTGGGCACCGAAGAGCTGCCTCCCAAAGCGCTGAAATCTCTGGGTGACGCCTTCCTCTCCGGCATCGAGCAAGGCCTCAAGGCCGCCGGCCTTGGATATGCCAAGGCCCAGGTATTCGCCGCACCACGCCGCCTGGCCGTATTGGTTGAACAGCTGGCGACCCAACAGCCGGACCGGACCGTCAACCTCGATGGTCCGCCGGTGCAGGCCGCCTTCGATGCCGAAGGCAAGCCGACCCAGGCGGCCCTGGGCTTCGCCCGCAAGTGTGGCGTCGACCTGGAGCTGATCGACAGGAGTGGCCCCAAGCTGAAGTTCAGCCAGAGCATTCCCGGACAGCCCGCTGCCGGCCTGCTGCCCGGCATCGTCGAAACCTCGCTGGCCGCCCTGCCCATTCCGAAACGCATGCGCTGGGCCGCGCGCCGCGAAGAGTTCGTCCGTCCGACCCAGTGGCTGGTGATGCTCTTCGGCGAAGAGGTGGTGGATTGCGAGATCCTCACCCGGAAGGCTGGCCGGGAGTCCCGTGGCCATCGCTTCCACAACCCGGACAATATCCGTATCAGCAAACCGTCCACCTATCTGGAAGACCTGCGCAGCGCCCACGTGCTGGCCGACTTCGCCGAGCGTCGCGAGATCATCGCCAAGCGCGTGGCTGAACTCGCAGCCGAGCAGAAGGGCACCGCGGTGGTTCCCGCCGACCTGCTGGACGAGGTCACCGCGCTGGTCGAGTGGCCGGTGCCGCTGGTCTGCGCCTTCGAGGAGCGTTTCCTCGAGGTTCCCCAGGAAGCCCTGATCGCCACCATGCAGGACAACCAGAAGTACTTCTGCCTGCTGGACGCCAACGGCAAGCTGCTGCCGCGCTTCATCACGGTGGCGAACGTCGAGAGCAAGGACCCCGCGCAGATCATCTCCGGAAACGAGAAGGTGGTGCGGCCGCGTCTCACCGACGCCGAGTTCTTCTTCAAGCAGGACAAGAAGCAGAAGCTGGAAACCTTCAACGAGCGCCTGAAGAACGTGGTGTTCCAGGCCCAGCTCGGCACCGTCTACGAAAAGGCCGAACGGGTATCCCGCCTGGCCGGCTTCGTTGCCACCCAGATAGGCGCCGATGCGGCCCGCGCCGAGCGCGCCGGCATCCTCGCCAAATGCGACCTGGCTACCGAGATGGTCGGGGAGTTCCCCGAGATGCAGGGCATCGCGGGCTACTACTACGCGAAGAACGATGGCGAGGCCGACGACGTCGCCCTGGCGCTGAACGAGCAATACATGCCCCGTGGTGCTGGCGCCGAACTGCCGCAGACCCTCACCGGTGCCGCCCTGGCCATAGCCGACAAGCTCGACACCCTGGTGGGCATCTTCGGCATCGGCATGCTGCCCACCGGCAGCAAGGACCCCTTCGCCCTGCGTCGCCAGGCCCTGGGCGTGCTGCGCATCCTGATCGAGAAGCAGCTGAACCTCGACCTGGCTGCCGCCGTGGCCTTCGCCGTCGAACTGTTTGGCGCCAAGGTGAAGGCCGATGGCCTGGCCAGCCAGGTGCTGGACTTCATCTTCGACCGCCTGCGCGCACGCTATGAAGACGAAGGTGTCGACGTCGCCGTTTACCTGGCCGTCCGCGCCGTGCAGCCGGTGTCCGCACTGGACTTCGACCTGCGTGTGCAGGCCGTTCAGGCGTTCCGTGCCCTGGCGGGCGCCGAGGCCCTGGCTGCCGCCAACAAGCGCGTATCCAACCTGCTCGGCAAGGCTGAAGGCCAGGTCCCGGCGAACGTCGACGGCGCCTTGCTGCAGGAGCCGGCGGAGCAGGCCCTGGCCCGTGCCGTGGCCGCCGCCGAAACCGCAGTGGCCGCCGGTGGCAGCTACCGCGAGACCCTGGAGCGCCTGGCCGCCCTGCGCGAGCCGGTGGACGCCTTCTTCGACAGCGTGCTGGTGAATGCCGAGGACGCCGCCGTCCGTGGCAACCGCTACGCGCTGTTGGCGAAGCTGCGCGGCCTGTTCCTCGGCGTGGCCGACATCTCGGCACTGGGCTAA
- the glyQ gene encoding glycine--tRNA ligase subunit alpha → MSQTTPAVRTFQDLILALQQYWAEQGCVVLQPYDMEVGAGTFHTATFLRAIGPETWNAAYVQPSRRPTDGRYGENPNRLQHYYQFQVVLKPNPENFQELYLGSLKAIGIDPLVHDIRFVEDNWESPTLGAWGLGWEIWLNGMEVTQFTYFQQVGGIECYPVTGEITYGLERLAMYLQGVDSVYDLIWTDGPFGTVTYGDVFHQNEVEQSTFNFEHANVPKLFELFDFYESEANRLIELQLPLPTYEMVLKASHTFNLLDARRAISVTERQRYILRVRTLARAVAQSYLQARARLGFPMATPELRDEVLAKLEAQE, encoded by the coding sequence GTGAGCCAGACTACGCCTGCCGTGCGCACCTTCCAAGACCTGATCCTCGCCCTGCAGCAGTACTGGGCCGAGCAGGGCTGCGTGGTGCTCCAGCCCTACGATATGGAAGTGGGCGCCGGTACCTTCCACACCGCCACCTTTCTCCGTGCCATCGGTCCGGAGACCTGGAACGCCGCCTACGTGCAGCCGTCCCGCCGCCCGACTGACGGCCGCTACGGCGAGAACCCGAACCGCCTGCAGCACTACTACCAGTTCCAGGTGGTCCTCAAGCCCAATCCGGAAAACTTCCAGGAGCTGTACCTGGGCTCGCTGAAGGCGATCGGCATCGATCCGCTGGTTCACGACATCCGCTTCGTCGAGGACAACTGGGAATCGCCGACCCTCGGCGCCTGGGGCCTGGGTTGGGAGATCTGGCTGAACGGCATGGAAGTCACCCAGTTCACCTATTTCCAGCAGGTGGGCGGCATCGAGTGCTACCCGGTGACCGGCGAGATCACCTATGGCCTGGAGCGCCTGGCCATGTACCTGCAAGGCGTCGACTCGGTCTACGACCTGATCTGGACCGACGGTCCCTTCGGCACCGTCACCTACGGCGACGTCTTCCACCAGAACGAAGTGGAGCAGTCCACCTTCAACTTCGAGCACGCCAACGTGCCGAAGCTGTTCGAGCTCTTCGATTTCTACGAGAGCGAGGCCAATCGCCTGATCGAACTGCAATTGCCGCTGCCGACCTACGAGATGGTCCTCAAGGCCTCCCACACCTTCAACCTGCTGGACGCCCGTCGCGCCATCTCGGTGACCGAGCGCCAGCGCTACATCCTGCGCGTGCGGACCCTGGCCCGCGCCGTGGCGCAGAGCTACCTGCAGGCGCGCGCCCGCCTCGGCTTCCCCATGGCCACCCCTGAACTGCGCGACGAAGTACTGGCCAAGCTGGAGGCTCAAGAATGA
- a CDS encoding DNA-3-methyladenine glycosylase I, translating into MTRCFWCNDDPLYIDYHDTEWGVPLRDAGALFELLLLEGFQAGLSWITVLRKRERYREVLFGFDPKRLAVMSDEEIEQRMQDPGIIRNLAKLRAARQNAQAWLRQEDPVALLWSFVGGVPKINHFNGRGEVPAITPEAEAMSKSLKKAGFTFVGPTICYAFMQASGMVMDHTTDCYRYRELVG; encoded by the coding sequence ATGACCCGCTGCTTCTGGTGCAACGATGACCCGCTGTACATCGACTACCACGACACCGAGTGGGGCGTGCCCCTGCGAGACGCAGGCGCGCTCTTCGAACTGCTCCTGCTGGAGGGGTTCCAGGCCGGCCTGTCCTGGATCACCGTCCTCCGGAAGCGTGAGCGCTATCGCGAGGTGCTGTTCGGCTTCGACCCCAAGCGCCTGGCGGTGATGAGCGACGAAGAGATCGAGCAGCGGATGCAGGACCCCGGCATCATCCGCAATCTGGCCAAGCTCCGGGCCGCGCGGCAGAACGCCCAGGCCTGGTTGCGCCAGGAAGACCCGGTGGCGCTGCTCTGGTCCTTCGTGGGGGGCGTGCCGAAGATCAACCACTTCAACGGCCGTGGCGAGGTGCCTGCGATCACCCCGGAAGCCGAGGCCATGAGCAAGTCGCTGAAGAAGGCCGGCTTCACCTTCGTAGGCCCGACCATCTGCTATGCCTTCATGCAGGCTTCCGGCATGGTCATGGACCACACCACCGACTGTTATCGCTACCGGGAGCTCGTTGGCTGA
- a CDS encoding lysophospholipid acyltransferase has product MDKLKGALVVGFLRLFALLPWRAVQAVGATIGWLMWKLPNRSREVVRINLSKCFPELSPAELEERVGRSLMDIGRTFTESACAWIWPAEKSIALVREVEGLDVLHEALASGKGVVGITSHLGNWEVLNHFYCDQCKPIIFYRPPKLKAVDELLQKQRVQLGNRVAPSTKEGILSVIKEVRKGGAVGIPADPEPSLSAGVFVPFLGTQALTSKFVPGMLAGGKARGVFLHALRLPDGSGFKVILEAAPDGMYSENVEEGVAAMSAVVEKYVRAYPTQYMWSMKRFKKRPEGEKKWY; this is encoded by the coding sequence GTGGATAAGCTCAAAGGCGCATTGGTCGTGGGCTTCCTGCGCCTCTTTGCCCTGCTCCCCTGGCGAGCCGTGCAGGCCGTGGGGGCCACCATCGGCTGGCTGATGTGGAAGCTGCCGAACCGTTCCCGCGAGGTGGTACGGATCAACCTGTCCAAGTGTTTTCCCGAGCTGTCGCCGGCGGAGCTGGAGGAGCGGGTGGGACGCAGCCTGATGGACATCGGTCGTACCTTCACCGAGAGCGCCTGCGCCTGGATCTGGCCGGCGGAGAAGTCCATCGCCCTGGTGCGTGAGGTGGAAGGGCTTGATGTGCTCCACGAGGCCCTGGCCAGTGGCAAGGGTGTGGTCGGCATCACCAGCCACCTGGGCAACTGGGAAGTGCTGAACCACTTCTACTGCGACCAGTGCAAACCCATCATCTTCTACCGTCCGCCGAAGCTGAAGGCGGTGGATGAGCTGCTGCAGAAGCAGCGCGTCCAACTGGGCAACCGCGTGGCGCCCTCCACCAAGGAGGGGATCCTCAGCGTCATCAAGGAAGTACGCAAGGGCGGTGCCGTCGGCATTCCCGCCGACCCCGAGCCGAGCCTGTCCGCCGGGGTCTTCGTACCCTTCCTCGGCACCCAGGCGCTCACCAGCAAGTTCGTGCCCGGCATGCTGGCCGGCGGCAAGGCCCGGGGGGTTTTCCTGCATGCCTTGCGCCTGCCTGATGGCTCCGGCTTCAAGGTCATCCTGGAAGCGGCACCGGACGGCATGTACAGCGAGAACGTGGAAGAGGGCGTGGCGGCCATGAGCGCGGTGGTGGAAAAGTACGTGCGCGCTTACCCGACCCAGTACATGTGGAGCATGAAGCGCTTCAAGAAGCGCCCCGAGGGCGAGAAGAAGTGGTACTGA
- a CDS encoding PilZ domain-containing protein, translating into MANQRQYPRTPMKCRIKISHPSFGDLIAQTRDLSDGGVYVRHPDLAALSVGSIVSGQVQDLPIEAPILQMEVMRVDAEGAGFRFIERD; encoded by the coding sequence ATGGCGAACCAGCGGCAATATCCCCGAACTCCGATGAAGTGCAGGATCAAGATCAGCCACCCCAGCTTCGGCGACCTGATCGCCCAGACCCGTGACCTGTCCGATGGCGGCGTCTATGTCCGCCACCCCGACCTGGCCGCCCTGTCCGTGGGCAGCATCGTTTCCGGTCAGGTGCAGGACCTGCCGATCGAGGCGCCGATCCTGCAGATGGAAGTGATGCGGGTGGATGCCGAGGGCGCCGGCTTCCGTTTCATCGAGCGCGACTAA
- a CDS encoding tetratricopeptide repeat protein — protein sequence MLEGLEKMLAKGVDNPLLRFGLGKGYLDQGDTATAAMHLRRCVEQDPKYSAAWKLLGKALEAQGDLGAARDAWTEGLAAARAHGDKQAEKEMTVFLKRLEKRGSSPA from the coding sequence ATGCTCGAAGGACTGGAAAAGATGCTGGCCAAGGGGGTGGACAACCCCCTGCTGCGCTTCGGACTGGGCAAGGGCTACCTGGACCAGGGGGACACCGCCACCGCGGCGATGCACCTGCGCCGCTGCGTGGAACAGGACCCGAAGTACTCCGCTGCCTGGAAACTGCTGGGCAAGGCGCTGGAAGCCCAGGGCGACCTCGGCGCAGCCCGCGACGCCTGGACCGAGGGCCTGGCGGCTGCCCGGGCCCATGGCGACAAGCAGGCGGAGAAGGAGATGACGGTCTTTCTGAAACGTCTGGAGAAGCGCGGCAGCTCGCCGGCCTGA
- the trkA gene encoding Trk system potassium transporter TrkA, whose protein sequence is MKIIILGAGQVGGTLAEHLSGEANDITVVDTDGDRLRDLGDRLDIRTVQGRGSFPTVLRQAGADDADMLVAVTNSDEVNMVACQVAYTLFSTPTKIARVREAAYLTRAGLFDNEAIPVDVLISPEQVVTNYIKRLIEYPGALQVIDFAEGKAQLVGVKAYYGGPLVGQELRQIREHMPNVDTRVAAIFRRNRPILPKGDTVIEADDEVFFIAAKAHIRAVMSELRRLEDSYKRVVIAGGGHIGERLAEAIESRYQVKIIEMNPARCRHLSEVLDSTIVLQGSASDRDLLVEENISDADIFLSLTNDDEANIMSSLLAKRLGARKVMTLINNPAYVDLVQGGDIDIAISPQLATIGTLLTHVRRGDIVSVHSLRRGAAEAIEAIAHGDAKSSKVVGKRIEDIALPPGTTIGAIIRDEEVLIAHDDTVIESGDHVILFLVDKKYIRDAERLFQVGLTFF, encoded by the coding sequence GTGAAGATCATCATTCTCGGTGCGGGCCAGGTCGGTGGAACCCTGGCGGAACACCTGTCCGGCGAAGCCAACGACATCACGGTGGTGGACACCGATGGCGATCGCCTGCGCGACCTGGGCGACCGCCTCGACATCCGCACCGTGCAGGGACGCGGCTCCTTTCCCACCGTGCTGCGCCAGGCCGGGGCCGACGATGCGGACATGCTGGTGGCGGTGACCAACAGCGACGAGGTGAACATGGTCGCCTGCCAGGTCGCCTACACGCTCTTCTCCACACCCACCAAGATCGCCCGGGTGCGGGAAGCCGCCTACCTGACCCGCGCCGGCCTGTTCGACAACGAAGCCATACCGGTGGACGTGCTGATCAGCCCCGAGCAGGTGGTCACCAACTACATCAAGCGCCTCATCGAGTACCCCGGCGCCCTGCAGGTGATCGACTTCGCCGAGGGCAAGGCCCAGCTGGTGGGGGTCAAGGCCTACTACGGCGGCCCGCTGGTGGGCCAGGAGCTGCGCCAGATCCGCGAGCACATGCCCAACGTGGACACCCGCGTGGCGGCCATCTTCCGCCGCAACCGGCCCATCCTGCCCAAGGGCGACACCGTGATCGAGGCCGATGACGAGGTCTTCTTCATCGCCGCCAAGGCCCATATCCGCGCAGTGATGAGCGAACTTCGACGCTTGGAGGACAGCTACAAGCGTGTCGTGATCGCCGGCGGCGGCCACATCGGCGAGCGCCTGGCCGAAGCCATCGAAAGCCGCTACCAGGTGAAGATCATCGAGATGAACCCGGCCCGCTGCCGGCATCTCTCCGAAGTCCTGGACAGCACCATCGTGCTGCAGGGCAGCGCCTCCGACCGCGACCTGCTGGTGGAGGAGAACATCAGCGACGCCGACATCTTCCTGTCGCTGACCAACGACGACGAAGCCAACATCATGTCCTCGCTGCTGGCCAAGCGCCTGGGCGCACGCAAGGTGATGACCCTCATCAACAACCCCGCCTACGTGGACCTGGTGCAGGGCGGCGACATCGACATCGCCATCAGCCCCCAACTGGCCACCATCGGCACCCTGCTGACCCACGTGCGCCGCGGCGACATCGTCAGCGTGCACTCCCTGCGCAGGGGCGCGGCCGAGGCCATCGAGGCCATCGCCCACGGCGACGCCAAGTCGAGCAAGGTGGTGGGCAAGCGCATCGAAGACATCGCACTGCCACCGGGCACGACCATCGGCGCCATCATCCGCGACGAGGAAGTGCTGATCGCCCACGACGACACGGTGATCGAGTCCGGCGACCACGTGATCCTCTTCCTGGTGGACAAGAAGTACATCCGCGATGCCGAGCGTCTGTTCCAGGTCGGTCTCACCTTCTTCTAA
- the rsmB gene encoding 16S rRNA (cytosine(967)-C(5))-methyltransferase RsmB has translation MNPRLAAARALAAVLNGKASLGGSLPPLLDKVEPRDRALAQDLAFGTARWQPRLSALAERLLQKPFKATDKDVEALLLVGLYQLFHTRIPAHAALGETVGCVDKLKKPWAKGLLNAVLRNAQRQGASILDELARDPMVRTAHPRWLQKALKAAWPEHWEAICAANNAHPPLILRVNRRHGSRDAYLDELAAAGIAAEACRYSRDGIRLVEARDVKTLPGFAEGRVSVQDEAAQLAADLLELAPGQRVLDACCAPGGKTCHLLEAEPGLAEVVAVDLEESRLVRVRENLQRLGLDARLIAADGRDTASWWDGKPFQRILLDAPCSATGVIRRHPDIKLTRQEADIAALAQLQGELLDALWPTLDVGGVLLYATCSTLPRENSENIAAFLARTPGARELDIPGPYGLKQPHGRQLLAQEDGHDGFYYAKLIKIAASVRG, from the coding sequence ATGAACCCTCGCCTCGCCGCCGCCCGCGCCCTGGCCGCCGTGCTCAACGGCAAGGCCTCCCTGGGTGGCAGCCTGCCGCCGCTGCTGGACAAGGTGGAGCCCCGCGACCGCGCCCTGGCGCAGGACCTGGCCTTCGGCACCGCCCGTTGGCAGCCACGCCTCTCGGCCCTGGCTGAGCGCCTCCTGCAGAAGCCGTTCAAGGCCACCGACAAGGACGTGGAAGCCCTGCTGCTGGTGGGCCTCTACCAGCTCTTCCACACCCGCATCCCGGCCCACGCGGCGCTCGGCGAGACCGTCGGCTGCGTCGACAAACTGAAGAAGCCCTGGGCCAAGGGCCTGCTCAACGCCGTGCTGCGCAACGCCCAGCGCCAGGGCGCGTCGATCCTCGACGAGTTGGCCCGCGACCCGATGGTGCGTACCGCCCACCCACGTTGGCTGCAGAAGGCCCTCAAGGCCGCCTGGCCCGAGCACTGGGAAGCGATCTGCGCCGCCAACAACGCCCACCCGCCGCTGATCCTGAGGGTCAACCGCCGCCATGGCAGCCGCGACGCCTACCTGGACGAACTGGCCGCCGCCGGCATCGCCGCCGAGGCGTGCCGCTATAGCCGCGACGGCATCCGCCTGGTGGAAGCTCGCGACGTGAAGACCCTGCCGGGCTTCGCCGAGGGTCGCGTCAGCGTGCAGGACGAAGCCGCGCAACTGGCCGCCGACCTCCTCGAACTGGCCCCCGGACAACGCGTGCTGGACGCCTGTTGCGCGCCCGGCGGCAAGACCTGCCACCTGCTGGAGGCCGAGCCCGGCCTCGCCGAGGTGGTCGCCGTCGACCTGGAGGAAAGCCGCCTGGTGCGGGTGCGCGAGAACCTCCAGCGCCTGGGGCTGGACGCCCGACTGATCGCCGCCGACGGTCGCGATACCGCGAGCTGGTGGGACGGCAAGCCCTTCCAGCGCATCCTGCTGGACGCCCCCTGCTCCGCCACCGGCGTGATCCGCCGCCACCCGGATATCAAGCTCACCCGCCAGGAAGCCGACATCGCCGCCCTGGCCCAGCTCCAGGGCGAGCTGCTGGACGCCCTCTGGCCCACGCTGGACGTGGGTGGCGTGCTGCTCTACGCCACCTGCTCGACCTTGCCCCGGGAAAACAGCGAGAACATCGCCGCCTTCCTCGCCCGCACCCCCGGCGCTCGCGAGTTGGACATCCCGGGACCCTACGGACTCAAGCAGCCCCATGGCCGCCAGTTGCTGGCGCAGGAAGACGGCCATGACGGGTTCTACTATGCCAAGCTGATCAAGATCGCCGCCTCAGTGCGCGGCTAA
- the fmt gene encoding methionyl-tRNA formyltransferase: protein MTEPLRLIFAGTPEFAAEHLKALLGSRHQVIAVYTQPDRPAGRGQKLMPSPVKQLAVEHGIPVLQPPTLRDAAAQDELRALGADLMVVVAYGLILPQAVLDTPRLGCINSHASLLPRWRGAAPIQRAVQAGDAESGVTVMQMEAGLDTGPMLLKVSTPISDSDTGGSLHDRLAQLGPRAVLEAIEGLAAGTLVGEVQDDALANYAHKLNKDEARLDWSRPAAELERLVRAFNPWPICHTLLDGQPLKVLAAAPGEGRGQPGQVLAASKDGLTVACGDGALCLTRLQLPGGKPLGFADLYNSRREQFAVGKVLGA, encoded by the coding sequence ATGACCGAGCCACTGCGACTCATCTTTGCCGGCACCCCGGAATTCGCCGCCGAGCACCTCAAGGCCCTGCTGGGCTCCCGTCACCAGGTCATCGCCGTCTACACCCAGCCCGACCGGCCGGCCGGCCGTGGCCAGAAGCTGATGCCGAGCCCGGTCAAGCAACTGGCCGTGGAACACGGTATCCCGGTGCTGCAGCCGCCGACCCTGCGCGATGCCGCCGCCCAGGACGAACTCAGGGCCCTGGGCGCCGACCTGATGGTGGTCGTGGCCTACGGCCTGATCCTGCCCCAGGCGGTGCTGGACACCCCGCGCCTGGGCTGCATCAACAGCCACGCCTCGCTGCTGCCGCGCTGGCGCGGCGCTGCGCCCATCCAGCGGGCGGTGCAGGCGGGCGATGCCGAGAGCGGCGTGACCGTGATGCAGATGGAGGCCGGCCTGGACACCGGTCCCATGCTGCTCAAGGTCAGCACCCCGATCTCCGACTCCGACACCGGCGGCAGCCTCCATGACCGCCTCGCCCAGCTTGGGCCCCGGGCCGTGCTCGAGGCCATCGAGGGCCTGGCCGCCGGCACGCTGGTGGGCGAGGTGCAGGACGATGCCCTGGCCAACTATGCCCACAAGCTGAACAAGGACGAGGCGCGCCTCGACTGGAGCCGCCCGGCCGCCGAACTGGAACGCCTGGTGCGCGCCTTCAATCCCTGGCCCATCTGCCACACCCTCCTCGACGGCCAGCCGCTCAAGGTCCTCGCCGCCGCCCCGGGCGAAGGCCGGGGCCAGCCCGGGCAGGTACTGGCCGCCAGCAAGGATGGCCTCACCGTGGCCTGCGGCGATGGCGCCCTGTGCCTGACCCGCCTGCAATTGCCGGGCGGCAAGCCCCTGGGCTTCGCCGACCTGTACAACAGCCGCCGCGAGCAGTTCGCCGTCGGCAAGGTGCTGGGCGCATGA
- the def gene encoding peptide deformylase: MAILNILEFPDPRLRTIAKPVDVVDDSIRTLIDDMFETMYAAPGIGLAATQVNVHKRVVVMDLSEDKSEPRVFINPEFEPLTEEMDQYQEGCLSVPGFYENVDRPQKVKIKALDRDGQPYELIAEGLLAVCIQHECDHLNGKLFVDYLSSLKRDRIKKKLEKQHRLQA, from the coding sequence ATGGCGATTCTGAACATTCTCGAATTCCCCGATCCGCGGCTGCGCACCATCGCCAAACCGGTGGATGTGGTGGACGACTCCATCCGCACGCTGATCGACGACATGTTCGAAACCATGTACGCCGCCCCGGGTATCGGCCTGGCCGCCACCCAGGTGAATGTGCACAAGCGCGTGGTGGTGATGGACCTGTCCGAGGACAAGTCCGAGCCCCGGGTCTTCATCAACCCGGAGTTCGAGCCCCTCACCGAGGAAATGGACCAGTACCAGGAAGGCTGCCTGTCGGTACCCGGCTTCTACGAGAACGTCGACCGCCCGCAAAAGGTGAAGATCAAGGCCCTGGACCGTGACGGCCAGCCTTACGAGCTGATCGCGGAAGGCCTGCTGGCCGTGTGCATCCAGCACGAATGCGACCACCTCAACGGCAAGCTCTTCGTCGACTACCTGTCGTCCCTCAAGCGCGACCGCATCAAGAAGAAGCTGGAAAAGCAGCATCGCCTCCAGGCTTGA